The genomic segment AGGCATTGGCGTATCGCCGTCAGCTGTTTGACATTCTGGCCGCCACACGGGCTGACTTCGACAAGGTGGTCGAAGTTCAATACAGGGCAGGCAAGCAGGGGCTGCAGGACTTCCTCGAAAAGGTGGAGAACAGCGCCCCATCAGGGTCAACGGCTCCGCTGGCCGCTTGGCAGGAGGCCCTAAAGGCGACCACTATGTTCTATGAGTCGGTACAGTCGACCGCAAGGCAGACCGTGGAGGTAGCCGAGAACAGTCTCAACACGGCTGCGGCGGCAGCTTCAAAAGGCGCGCGACATCGCGTAGCGCAGGCGTCTGCGTCAGCTGCGGCGAAGTA from the Cupriavidus sp. WKF15 genome contains:
- a CDS encoding phasin family protein, whose product is MAQWTAEQCTKAQLAGLEVLVGLTNKALEGFEKVMELNLQTMKTSLAQTREGVMKALSVQNPQELVELQIELFQPATDKALAYRRQLFDILAATRADFDKVVEVQYRAGKQGLQDFLEKVENSAPSGSTAPLAAWQEALKATTMFYESVQSTARQTVEVAENSLNTAAAAASKGARHRVAQASASAAAK